A stretch of Solenopsis invicta isolate M01_SB chromosome 9, UNIL_Sinv_3.0, whole genome shotgun sequence DNA encodes these proteins:
- the LOC105198073 gene encoding armadillo repeat-containing protein 1, with translation MDGEDSVDVDTVDVDVNVDVDVDVDMDPQELQETLQNYRKLADDFANHDTILKDKTVLSYIAYVLEVPDLDVVTLALDILEIFVKNVDNYIHITSTFGVRESLDAIINKYSLNEPKIASRAQHIKNDIERMKPPIYNLRSRCRRVIEPKKLRTHVIVLHVQGLLPETRAELEGILIRIEGLISLVVDVEHQRVTMRTLSYVTAKQIAEAIDRHTEYSMEARLVTKNKFNQEFLVKLIQEGDTDSEGLPDYLPEEEEEDDKEGVVSLFTGLKQSASSLYKSTAEFLSSSFYW, from the exons ATGGACGGAGAGGATTCCGTTGACGTTGATACGGTGGACGTGGATGTGAACGTGGATGTGGACGTGGACGTGGACATGGACCCACAGGAACTGCAGGAGACCCTCCAGAACTACAGGAAGCTTGCGGACGATTTCGCGAACCACGACACGATTCTCAAG GACAAGACAGTCTTATCATACATAGCGTATGTCTTGGAAGTACCTGATTTAGATGTGGTTACTCTAGCTCTGGACATTCTGGAGATATTCGTTAAGAATGTAgacaattatatacatataacgtcTACCTTTGGTGTGCGCGAATCCCTGGACGCGATTATCAATAAATACAGCTTAAATGAACCAAAGATAGCCAGTCGAGCGCAGCACATCAAAAATGACATAGAGCGTATGAAGCCGCCCATATATAACTTGCGTAGCCGTTGCAGGCGAGTTATAGAGCCGAAAAAATTGAGGACGCATGTAATAGTTTTACATGTTCAAGGTTTATTACCG gAGACTCGCGCCGAATTGGAAGGGATATTGATAAGAATCGAAGGTCTTATTTCTCTCGTCGTCGACGTGGAGCATCAGCGTGTGACTATGCGTACCTTGAGTTATGTCACTGCGAAACAGATTGCTGAAGCGATTGATAGACATACAGAGTATAGCATGGAAGCGAGATTGGTTACGaagaacaaatttaatcaagaGTTTCTCGTGAAATTA ATACAAGAAGGTGATACCGATAGCGAAGGATTGCCTGATTACTTGCctgaggaggaagaagaggatgATAAGGAAGGAGTAGTGTCACTATTTACTGGTTTAAAACAAAGCGCTTCATCTCTATACAAATCTACCGCTGAGTTTTTAAGTAGCTCATTTTATTGGTAG